The following coding sequences lie in one Hyalangium ruber genomic window:
- a CDS encoding LysR family transcriptional regulator: MEDVGAYFTFAEVVRTGSFTAAARSLGVSKGTVSKQVMHLESTLGVRLLHRTTRKLSPTAEGEALYARCRRMTDELESGKAEVMRLRSKPRGRLRVSAPMTFGLLHVVPAVPEFLERNPEIQLDLQLDDRMVDLVEQGFDVSVRIAQLPDSSLIARKLAISRRVVCATPEYLKRHGTPRRPEELSQHRCLQYTYQASGTAWQLRGAEGEFLVQVGGPMQANSSLALKAAVLAHTGLGQFPLFAISEELRGGRLVTVLDDYELPTMTIWAVHASGRTVTPKVRAWVDFLVRRFARETSWSERPSSTRG; the protein is encoded by the coding sequence ATGGAGGACGTGGGGGCCTACTTCACCTTCGCGGAGGTGGTGCGGACCGGCAGCTTCACCGCCGCCGCCCGCTCGCTCGGCGTGTCGAAGGGGACGGTGAGCAAGCAGGTGATGCACCTGGAGAGCACGCTGGGCGTGCGACTGCTCCACCGCACGACGCGCAAGCTGTCTCCCACGGCCGAGGGGGAGGCGCTGTACGCGCGGTGTCGGCGCATGACGGACGAGCTGGAGTCGGGGAAGGCCGAGGTCATGCGGCTGAGGAGCAAGCCCCGCGGCCGGCTGCGCGTGAGCGCGCCGATGACGTTCGGGCTGCTGCATGTCGTGCCGGCCGTGCCCGAGTTCCTCGAGCGCAACCCGGAGATCCAGCTGGACCTCCAGCTCGATGACCGGATGGTGGACCTGGTGGAGCAAGGCTTCGATGTCTCGGTCCGGATTGCGCAGTTGCCGGACTCGTCGCTCATCGCTCGGAAACTCGCGATCAGCCGGCGGGTGGTGTGCGCGACGCCCGAGTACCTGAAGCGGCACGGCACGCCGCGAAGACCCGAGGAGCTGAGCCAGCACCGCTGCCTGCAGTACACCTATCAAGCCTCGGGCACGGCCTGGCAGCTGCGCGGAGCCGAGGGAGAGTTCCTCGTCCAGGTGGGTGGCCCCATGCAGGCCAACAGCAGCCTGGCGCTCAAGGCGGCGGTGCTGGCCCACACGGGGCTGGGGCAGTTCCCCTTGTTCGCGATCTCCGAGGAATTGCGCGGCGGCCGGCTGGTGACAGTGCTCGATGACTATGAACTGCCCACCATGACCATCTGGGCCGTGCATGCCTCGGGACGCACCGTCACGCCGAAGGTCCGCGCGTGGGTGGACTTCCTGGTGCGCCGCTTCGCGCGGGAGACAAGCTGGAGCGAGCGCCCCTCCTCGACGAGGGGCTGA